From a region of the Pseudomonadota bacterium genome:
- a CDS encoding GNAT family N-acetyltransferase, with protein sequence MSGRSTVIRIAQPNEYPVLSALALRSKGYWGYSVEFLSACVTELTVMPDRAMHQPVFVAVAEDRIVGFYGLDRLDDTRCELDFLFVEPDEMAKGYGRELLEHAKTAAQQLGCTTLIIQGDPHAGTFYRAAGAKQTGHRPSSSIPDRLLPLFEIELHCAT encoded by the coding sequence TTGTCTGGTCGATCGACAGTCATCCGCATAGCCCAGCCCAACGAGTACCCCGTGCTCAGCGCCCTCGCGCTGCGTTCCAAGGGCTACTGGGGCTACAGCGTGGAATTCCTCTCCGCGTGCGTCACCGAGCTGACTGTAATGCCCGATCGCGCAATGCACCAACCCGTTTTCGTAGCAGTCGCTGAAGACAGGATCGTCGGGTTCTACGGGCTCGACCGGCTGGACGATACCAGGTGCGAGCTGGACTTCCTGTTCGTCGAGCCCGACGAGATGGCGAAGGGCTACGGCCGGGAGCTTCTCGAGCATGCCAAGACTGCGGCTCAGCAACTCGGATGCACGACCCTGATCATCCAGGGAGATCCGCATGCAGGAACATTCTATCGAGCAGCTGGAGCCAAGCAGACTGGCCATCGACCGTCTTCGAGCATTCCCGACCGGCTCCTTCCTCTCTTCGAAATAGAGCTTCACTGCGCAACATGA